A genomic window from Methanobacterium sp. BRmetb2 includes:
- a CDS encoding phosphatidylglycerophosphate synthase, producing MLNKLRPYVRSYLDPIARKIPLNPNIITIIGLIISLIAAYMFATQNLIWGAFLIILSGLMDVIDGAVARNKYSPTKFGGILDSTADRFADAFIIIGLIYGGYVNWIFGILALHASLTVSYVRARAEAEGITCDVGIAERAERIFIILAGVILTLFLETNIIEIAVIIVMILGYFTVLQRVYHSWIQLKKNRL from the coding sequence ATGCTAAACAAATTGCGACCATATGTTAGATCATACCTTGACCCTATTGCACGAAAAATTCCTTTAAATCCAAATATTATTACTATAATTGGTTTAATTATTAGTTTAATAGCTGCTTATATGTTTGCTACTCAAAATTTAATATGGGGAGCATTTTTAATTATTTTAAGTGGATTGATGGATGTAATAGATGGTGCTGTAGCTAGAAATAAATATTCACCTACCAAATTTGGTGGAATTTTGGATTCTACAGCAGATAGGTTTGCTGATGCATTCATTATAATCGGTCTTATCTATGGAGGTTATGTTAACTGGATCTTTGGTATTCTTGCTTTACATGCCTCATTAACCGTAAGTTATGTTAGAGCAAGAGCGGAAGCAGAAGGAATAACATGTGATGTAGGAATAGCAGAACGTGCCGAACGAATTTTTATAATATTAGCTGGTGTAATTCTGACTTTATTCTTAGAAACAAACATAATTGAAATTGCAGTTATCATTGTTATGATATTAGGCTATTTCACAGTTTTACAGAGAGTATATCATTCCTGGATACAGTTAAAAAAAAACAGACTTTAA
- a CDS encoding threonylcarbamoyl-AMP synthase, which produces MNLTRINPKNPDKDKIKRFIEILRDGGVIVYPTDTVYGIGANIFNEDAVRRVYSIKKREYGKPISVCVSSVDEIDKIAFLDLSSKRFIEKILPGPFTVILDRKDHVPDILTAGSKKIGVRIPNSPLCMELSREFPITTTSANLSGGKVLESVDDILRELGEAVDVVIDAGPIRKAQPSTVIDLTGSKPKILRKGSDLPFYII; this is translated from the coding sequence ATGAATTTAACACGCATTAACCCTAAAAATCCGGATAAAGATAAGATAAAAAGGTTTATTGAAATATTACGGGATGGAGGAGTAATTGTATATCCTACTGACACGGTTTATGGGATAGGCGCTAATATTTTCAATGAGGATGCAGTAAGAAGGGTTTATTCAATCAAAAAGAGAGAATATGGTAAACCAATTTCAGTATGTGTTTCCAGTGTTGATGAAATTGATAAAATAGCTTTTCTGGATTTAAGTTCAAAGAGATTTATTGAAAAAATATTGCCCGGTCCATTTACCGTGATTTTAGACAGGAAAGATCACGTACCCGATATTTTAACGGCAGGCAGTAAAAAAATAGGTGTTAGGATTCCAAATAGTCCTCTGTGCATGGAATTATCAAGAGAATTTCCCATAACTACCACCAGTGCAAATTTATCTGGAGGAAAGGTATTAGAATCTGTTGATGATATTTTAAGGGAATTAGGGGAAGCAGTTGATGTGGTTATTGATGCAGGTCCGATAAGAAAAGCCCAACCTTCGACAGTGATTGATCTAACTGGTTCCAAACCAAAAATTTTGCGAAAGGGATCTGATTTACCTTTTTATATTATTTAG
- a CDS encoding DNA repair and recombination protein RadB codes for MKKNAKIPVGCSIDHIMGGGVEKGTLTQFYGPPGSGKTNITLNLAVKTAKNGKKVIYIDTEGGISIDRIKQIAGNHFDNLAGRIIVFEPTTFKEQNETLNKIEYLIESKKEEVDVIILDSAVALYRLKEKNSQQFNRELGMQMALLSRIARKYNVAVIITNHIYSVFDDNGHGSIEPVGGTILKYWSKTMVELEKGDTIGERIAVLKRHRNRPEGLKARFMIVDTGLKNCV; via the coding sequence ATGAAAAAAAACGCCAAGATACCTGTAGGATGTTCAATTGATCATATTATGGGGGGTGGTGTTGAGAAAGGAACCTTAACTCAATTTTATGGCCCACCGGGGTCTGGTAAGACTAATATAACACTTAATTTAGCTGTAAAAACTGCTAAAAATGGTAAAAAAGTTATTTATATTGATACTGAGGGCGGAATATCTATTGATAGGATTAAACAGATAGCTGGAAATCATTTTGATAATTTGGCTGGTAGAATAATAGTATTTGAACCCACAACATTTAAAGAACAGAATGAAACTTTAAATAAAATAGAATACCTCATAGAATCTAAAAAAGAAGAGGTTGATGTTATTATATTGGATTCTGCAGTGGCACTATATCGTTTAAAAGAAAAAAATTCACAACAGTTTAATCGTGAGTTAGGAATGCAGATGGCACTTTTATCTAGGATAGCCCGTAAATATAATGTGGCAGTTATTATTACGAATCATATTTACTCTGTTTTTGATGACAATGGACACGGCTCAATAGAACCTGTGGGCGGAACTATATTGAAATATTGGAGTAAAACCATGGTTGAACTGGAAAAAGGGGATACTATTGGAGAGAGAATTGCTGTTTTAAAAAGACATAGAAACCGTCCAGAAGGACTAAAAGCAAGATTTATGATAGTTGATACTGGATTAAAGAATTGTGTCTAA
- a CDS encoding aspartate aminotransferase (catalyzes the formation of oxalozcetate and L-glutamate from L-aspartate and 2-oxoglutarate): MISPKKYARAAKILPKGFKTANEFFNYIYQEKDMIWMGQNTNHLHKNKDIMDAMIGCIENRDYSKYPPPEGFPELKDLIRKDLGLGNEFDVLVTAGGTESLYLSINDIMDPTDNILTCDPGYLIIDNFATRFGERVISVPIYNPECNYKLTPQLVREYMNEKTKLVSLVDPLNPLGSCYNKEELKEFAEIARENDLYLLHDITYRDFARKHNLMAKYAPEHTITVFSFSKIFGMAGLRIGAIVGICDVVDSVKSIVINDLGTNVVSQHGAMAALKSKSSWLDHITGTTRKNQKIIKNAVDEVEGAFIPVYPSDGNMLAIDMYETGIKPADVSELLLDRKIFVREGSYTSRLFGHRYLRVSFSIPKVQVETFATNFLEVMDSLKPSK; encoded by the coding sequence ATGATTTCGCCAAAAAAATATGCAAGAGCTGCAAAAATATTACCTAAAGGTTTTAAAACAGCAAATGAATTTTTCAATTATATCTACCAAGAAAAAGACATGATCTGGATGGGTCAAAACACCAATCATTTACATAAAAACAAAGATATAATGGACGCCATGATTGGATGCATTGAAAATCGAGATTACTCTAAATATCCTCCACCAGAAGGATTTCCTGAGTTAAAAGATTTAATTAGAAAAGATTTAGGTTTAGGTAATGAATTCGATGTTTTAGTTACAGCGGGCGGTACTGAATCTCTTTATCTAAGTATTAATGATATTATGGATCCTACAGATAATATCTTAACCTGTGATCCTGGTTACCTTATTATAGATAACTTTGCAACTAGATTTGGTGAAAGGGTAATTTCAGTTCCTATATACAATCCAGAATGTAACTACAAATTAACACCTCAACTAGTTAGAGAATACATGAATGAGAAAACCAAGTTAGTCTCACTTGTAGATCCTCTAAATCCCCTGGGGTCCTGTTACAATAAAGAGGAATTAAAAGAATTTGCAGAGATTGCCAGAGAAAATGATTTATATTTACTGCATGATATCACTTACAGGGATTTTGCCCGGAAACATAATTTGATGGCAAAATACGCACCGGAACATACTATAACTGTATTCAGTTTCTCTAAAATATTTGGGATGGCTGGGCTGCGTATAGGTGCTATAGTAGGGATTTGCGATGTAGTTGATTCAGTAAAAAGTATTGTTATAAATGATTTAGGAACAAATGTAGTTTCTCAGCATGGTGCAATGGCAGCATTAAAATCAAAAAGTAGCTGGCTGGATCATATTACTGGCACCACCCGGAAAAATCAGAAAATTATCAAAAACGCGGTTGATGAAGTAGAAGGAGCTTTTATACCAGTTTATCCATCTGATGGTAATATGCTGGCTATAGATATGTATGAAACTGGAATAAAACCAGCCGATGTTTCTGAATTACTCCTCGATAGAAAAATTTTTGTTAGAGAAGGATCCTACACCAGCAGATTATTTGGGCACAGATATTTAAGGGTGAGCTTCTCTATACCTAAAGTACAAGTGGAAACATTCGCCACCAACTTTTTAGAGGTAATGGATTCTTTAAAACCTTCAAAATAA